A genomic region of Xanthomonas campestris pv. phormiicola contains the following coding sequences:
- a CDS encoding non-ribosomal peptide synthetase yields the protein MSAVDLAPPVLVAVHPLGSAQQAIWLGQLLAPDRPSYSIGCVMHFEGRLHRDVWEQAVAAVIARHDALRMVLVEGSPVPSQRVLEALSFSLPWHDYSDRSDGEQRAWDHIRQATARPFALYGQPLWDIQWLQVSPTRGYCLYRCHHIIADGVSMGMLSRQVVDDYNQRLRGQPEQAPAPSYLQAVDADQAYLGSSRYQRDLDYWRARLQARPEPLYPSATAALGHQPSVQVSCVLDTPVFLALSTWAEHLGGSFTSLIIVCLANCLARLGNHQAPIAIGLAIHNRHNPVERDMFGMLSTQLPLYIAASPHADIATAMRAIAAEVRPAMRHARCPLQHALRQLGEAGQQAPRPFDISVSVEDFSAFGDAPIADGAWHMLPLHAGYEDTALGVFVRRYSKQHPIVLEFNVNPDRLPVSLAEQALAALRQMLPALLGDPHTHLWRLPLLTSSQRQQVLHAFNDRPGLPPGDRQVHSAFERQAAATPDAIALMDENASVSYAALDAQANRLAHHLCALGVAADDRVAVCLPRGIPMVVAVLATLKAGAAYVPLDPAYPPERQAYMLQDCRASVLLTTPACVDALALPADLAVVFADAPQPPWQALPATPPARTSSPLQAAYVIYTSGSSGRPKGVVMPHGPLLNLLHWEAQHCAAAGVQALRTLQFSALGFDASFQEMFSTLGSGGCLALIADAQRRDARALYRRVCAQRIERLYMPYIALQSLAETVLADPALDALDCPLRQVLTAGEQLRITPAIRAFFAARAACRLHNYYGPTETHVASAHLLPADTERWPLLPPIGIALPRTPLYVLDAQRQPLPIGAIGELFIAGVQVARGYLHRPALTAERFLADPFATHPGQRMYRTGDLARWRADGSVEFLGRNDDQVKLRGFRIEPGEIEAALRSCPGVRDAAVLLREDRPGDKRLVAYLVGDGLRVEQVRDRLAAGLPDYMVPTAYVLLQAIPTTTHGKLDRRALPAPDASALAVPAYVAPEGEGERLLATLWSELLGIERVGRHDSFFALGGHSLLGVQLISRIRSALGLELPLATLFAHPRLAELAQALAQAASSTLPAIVPANRRKPLPLSFAQQRLWFLAQFDARAAQAYLMPGGIDLHGELHLPALRQALDRIVARHEALRTRFVAGHDGATQVIAPPEVGFALDCIDLRLEADPCAAAQHHAEREASTAFDLEHGPLIRGRLLRLAEHAHRLLVTLHHLVADGWSIALLLRELGALYTAFVQGQADPLPPLPLQYADYAVWQRRWLDGPLLQRQLAFWREHLHDAPALLELPTDRPRPAEQDYAGDALPVRLDAALTQAVIALSQRHGTTLFMTLLAAWGVLLARLSGQDQIVIGTPIAQRTRAETASLIGLFVNTQALHIDLRGKPTVAELLAQVRATALAAQDHQDLPFEQLIEALNPVRSLAHPPVFQVMFSWQNTPQGTLALPGLHSQVLLGPAHDAKYDLDLDLRLDGPCIVGSLRFATALFDPATLRRQLDSLLVLLEDMAGDDQARVARLALLPPSQRQQLQTFIPGDIAATDHRGLQQWFAQQAAATPDAIALVCGQTALSYHQLERQANRLAHRWLALGARPDSCVALCLQRGIAQLVAVLAVLKAGAAYLPLEPRQPLERLAMVLADARPTLLIVDDPDGAGWAGDPATPVLAIAAEQAAAAAYPDHPPLLPPLHPQQLAYAIYTSGSSGRPKGVMVSHQGLVARLHALIDAYGLGPQDRLLQFATLAFDASVEEIFGALCSGATLVLREDTWLDTERFWPKCAQAGITVVDLPTRFWAQLCAQSLQIPDCVRQVIIGGEALTPAMRQTWVQGTRTALLDTYGPTEAIVVATTQSVAADTPAGIGRPLACTRAHVLDRDVQPLPIGARGELHLAGAALARGYLGRPDLTAERFVPDPFAEQPGQRMYKTGDLACWRADGTLDFLGRNDRQLKLRGFRIELGEIESALRGCDGIDDALVLAREDELGEPRLLAYIVAARMDAEAVREQLHARLPDYMLPAAYVRMDALPLTPSGKLDRHALPAPQGDAFGQRPYVAPDGPLEQTLAALWCELLGIDRVGRHDSFLDLGGHSLLAVRLAAAIRRTLHCDIPIRRLFAQPTLQQMACLVLSGRLAQLQAADAANFLSKAKVER from the coding sequence ATGAGCGCCGTCGACCTGGCTCCTCCTGTCCTCGTTGCGGTGCATCCGCTCGGTTCGGCCCAGCAAGCCATCTGGCTCGGGCAATTGCTCGCACCGGACCGGCCCAGCTACAGCATCGGCTGCGTGATGCACTTCGAGGGAAGGCTGCACCGCGATGTCTGGGAACAGGCCGTTGCAGCGGTGATCGCACGCCACGATGCGTTGCGCATGGTGCTGGTCGAAGGATCGCCCGTGCCGAGCCAACGCGTGCTGGAGGCGCTGTCGTTTTCCCTGCCTTGGCACGATTACTCGGACCGCAGCGACGGCGAGCAACGCGCCTGGGACCATATTCGGCAGGCCACGGCACGACCGTTCGCGCTGTACGGCCAACCGCTGTGGGACATCCAGTGGCTGCAGGTCTCGCCTACCCGTGGCTATTGCCTGTACCGCTGCCATCACATCATCGCCGACGGCGTTTCCATGGGAATGCTGTCGCGACAGGTCGTCGACGACTACAACCAGCGCCTGCGCGGTCAACCCGAACAGGCGCCGGCCCCGTCCTACCTGCAAGCGGTCGACGCCGACCAGGCCTATCTCGGCTCAAGCCGGTATCAGCGCGATCTGGACTACTGGCGCGCCCGCCTGCAAGCGCGACCGGAGCCGCTGTATCCCAGCGCGACCGCTGCGCTCGGCCATCAGCCGAGCGTGCAGGTGAGCTGCGTGCTGGACACCCCGGTCTTCCTGGCCCTGAGCACATGGGCCGAGCACTTGGGAGGCTCGTTCACGAGCCTGATCATCGTCTGCCTGGCCAACTGCCTGGCCCGCCTGGGCAACCATCAGGCGCCGATCGCGATCGGCCTGGCCATCCACAATCGCCACAACCCTGTCGAACGCGACATGTTCGGCATGCTCTCCACGCAGCTGCCGCTCTACATCGCAGCGTCGCCACACGCGGACATCGCCACCGCCATGCGCGCCATCGCCGCGGAGGTGCGTCCGGCGATGCGCCACGCCCGCTGCCCGCTGCAACATGCCCTGCGCCAATTGGGCGAGGCCGGCCAGCAAGCGCCGCGGCCGTTCGACATCAGTGTGTCGGTCGAGGACTTCAGCGCCTTCGGCGATGCGCCCATCGCGGACGGCGCCTGGCACATGCTGCCGCTGCACGCCGGCTACGAGGACACCGCGCTGGGCGTGTTCGTCCGGCGCTACAGCAAACAGCATCCGATCGTGCTGGAGTTCAACGTCAACCCGGACCGGCTGCCCGTATCGCTGGCCGAACAGGCCCTGGCCGCGTTGCGGCAGATGCTGCCCGCCCTGCTCGGGGATCCGCACACGCACTTATGGCGCCTTCCGCTGCTGACGTCCTCACAGCGCCAGCAGGTGCTCCATGCGTTCAACGACCGTCCCGGACTCCCTCCCGGCGACCGCCAGGTCCACAGCGCGTTCGAACGCCAGGCCGCCGCTACCCCGGACGCCATCGCGCTGATGGACGAAAACGCCAGCGTCAGCTATGCCGCCCTGGATGCCCAGGCCAACCGGCTGGCGCATCACCTGTGCGCGCTGGGCGTGGCTGCCGACGACCGCGTGGCCGTCTGCCTGCCGCGCGGCATCCCCATGGTCGTGGCGGTGCTGGCCACGCTCAAGGCCGGCGCCGCCTATGTCCCCCTGGACCCGGCCTATCCGCCAGAGCGCCAGGCCTACATGCTGCAGGACTGTCGGGCGTCGGTTCTGCTGACCACACCGGCCTGCGTCGACGCGCTGGCCTTGCCCGCCGACCTGGCCGTGGTGTTCGCCGACGCCCCGCAGCCGCCGTGGCAGGCCTTGCCGGCCACCCCACCGGCGCGCACCAGCTCGCCGCTGCAGGCCGCCTACGTCATCTACACCTCCGGCTCCAGCGGACGGCCCAAGGGCGTGGTGATGCCCCACGGCCCGCTGCTCAATCTGCTCCACTGGGAAGCCCAGCACTGCGCCGCCGCAGGAGTGCAGGCGCTGCGCACCCTGCAGTTCTCCGCGCTCGGCTTCGATGCCAGCTTCCAGGAAATGTTCAGCACCCTGGGCAGCGGAGGCTGCCTGGCGCTGATCGCCGATGCGCAGCGCCGCGACGCGCGCGCCCTGTACCGCCGCGTCTGCGCCCAGCGCATCGAACGCCTGTACATGCCCTACATCGCCCTGCAGTCGCTGGCCGAGACGGTACTGGCCGATCCGGCCCTGGACGCGCTGGACTGCCCCCTCAGACAGGTGCTCACCGCGGGCGAACAGCTGCGCATCACCCCGGCCATCCGCGCCTTCTTCGCCGCGCGTGCGGCCTGCCGGCTGCATAACTACTACGGCCCCACCGAGACCCACGTCGCCTCCGCCCACCTGCTGCCGGCCGATACCGAGCGCTGGCCGCTGCTGCCGCCGATCGGCATCGCCCTCCCGCGCACGCCGTTGTATGTCCTGGATGCGCAGCGCCAGCCGTTGCCGATCGGCGCCATCGGCGAGTTGTTCATCGCCGGCGTGCAGGTCGCACGCGGCTACCTGCACCGTCCGGCGCTGACCGCCGAGCGCTTCCTCGCCGACCCGTTCGCCACGCATCCTGGCCAGCGCATGTATCGCACTGGCGACCTGGCGCGTTGGCGTGCCGACGGCAGCGTGGAATTCCTCGGCCGCAACGACGATCAGGTCAAGCTGCGCGGCTTCCGCATCGAGCCCGGCGAGATCGAAGCGGCATTGCGGTCCTGCCCGGGCGTGCGCGACGCGGCGGTGCTGCTGCGCGAGGATCGCCCCGGCGACAAGCGTCTGGTCGCCTATCTGGTCGGCGATGGACTGCGCGTGGAGCAGGTGCGCGATCGGCTCGCCGCCGGCTTGCCCGACTACATGGTTCCAACCGCGTATGTCCTGCTGCAGGCCATCCCGACCACCACTCACGGCAAGCTGGATCGCCGGGCGCTGCCGGCACCGGATGCAAGTGCCCTGGCCGTGCCGGCCTATGTCGCCCCCGAGGGCGAAGGCGAGCGCCTGCTCGCCACGCTGTGGAGCGAGCTGCTGGGCATCGAACGCGTCGGCCGCCACGACAGCTTCTTCGCCCTGGGCGGACATTCGCTGCTCGGCGTGCAACTGATCTCGCGCATCCGCAGCGCGCTGGGGCTGGAACTGCCCTTGGCCACGCTGTTCGCGCATCCGCGCCTGGCCGAGCTGGCCCAGGCGCTGGCACAGGCCGCCAGCAGCACCCTGCCGGCCATCGTGCCGGCCAACCGCCGCAAGCCGCTGCCGCTGTCCTTCGCCCAGCAACGGCTGTGGTTCCTCGCCCAGTTCGATGCGCGGGCCGCACAGGCTTACCTGATGCCCGGCGGCATCGATCTGCACGGCGAACTGCATCTGCCCGCATTACGGCAGGCGCTGGATCGCATCGTGGCGCGCCACGAAGCGCTGCGCACCCGCTTTGTCGCCGGCCACGACGGCGCGACGCAGGTCATCGCACCGCCCGAGGTCGGCTTTGCGCTGGACTGCATCGATCTGCGCCTGGAAGCGGATCCTTGCGCCGCCGCCCAACATCATGCCGAACGCGAGGCCAGCACCGCCTTCGATCTGGAACATGGCCCGCTGATCCGCGGCCGCCTGCTGCGCCTGGCCGAACATGCACACCGTCTGCTGGTCACCCTGCACCATCTGGTCGCCGACGGGTGGTCCATCGCCCTGCTGCTGCGGGAGCTGGGCGCGCTCTACACCGCCTTCGTGCAAGGCCAAGCCGATCCGCTGCCGCCGCTGCCGCTCCAGTACGCCGACTACGCCGTGTGGCAGCGCCGCTGGCTCGACGGGCCGCTGCTGCAACGCCAGCTCGCCTTCTGGCGCGAGCATCTGCACGACGCACCGGCGCTGCTGGAGCTGCCCACCGACCGGCCGCGCCCGGCCGAGCAGGACTACGCCGGCGACGCGCTGCCGGTGCGCTTGGACGCCGCCCTGACCCAGGCCGTGATCGCCCTGAGCCAGCGTCACGGCACCACGCTGTTCATGACCTTGCTCGCCGCCTGGGGCGTGCTGCTGGCGCGCCTGTCCGGGCAGGACCAGATCGTCATCGGCACCCCGATCGCCCAGCGTACCCGCGCCGAAACCGCGTCGTTGATCGGCCTGTTCGTCAACACCCAGGCCCTGCACATCGACCTGCGCGGCAAGCCGACGGTCGCCGAGCTGCTGGCCCAGGTCCGTGCCACCGCGCTGGCCGCACAGGACCATCAGGACCTGCCCTTCGAGCAGCTCATCGAAGCGCTCAACCCCGTGCGCAGCCTGGCCCATCCTCCCGTGTTCCAGGTCATGTTCAGCTGGCAGAACACGCCCCAGGGCACCCTTGCCCTGCCGGGTCTGCACAGCCAGGTCCTGCTTGGACCGGCCCACGACGCCAAGTACGACCTGGACCTGGACCTGCGCCTGGACGGGCCGTGCATCGTCGGCAGCCTGCGCTTTGCCACGGCGCTGTTCGACCCGGCCACGCTCCGGCGGCAGCTCGACAGCCTGCTCGTGCTGCTCGAGGACATGGCCGGCGACGACCAGGCCCGTGTGGCCAGGCTGGCGCTGCTGCCACCGTCCCAGCGCCAGCAGTTGCAGACGTTCATTCCCGGCGACATCGCCGCGACCGACCACCGCGGCCTGCAGCAGTGGTTCGCGCAGCAGGCCGCGGCGACACCGGACGCCATCGCCCTGGTCTGCGGCCAGACCGCGCTCAGCTACCACCAGCTCGAGCGGCAGGCCAACCGGTTGGCGCACCGATGGCTCGCGCTCGGCGCACGGCCGGACAGCTGCGTGGCGCTGTGCCTGCAACGCGGCATCGCGCAACTGGTCGCCGTGCTGGCCGTGCTCAAGGCCGGCGCGGCGTATCTGCCGCTGGAACCCCGCCAACCGCTCGAGCGCCTGGCCATGGTGCTGGCCGACGCTCGCCCGACGCTGCTGATCGTCGACGACCCCGACGGCGCTGGCTGGGCAGGCGATCCGGCGACACCGGTGCTGGCCATCGCCGCAGAGCAGGCGGCCGCTGCGGCCTATCCGGACCACCCCCCGCTGCTGCCGCCGCTGCATCCGCAACAGCTGGCCTATGCGATCTACACCTCCGGCTCCAGCGGCCGGCCCAAGGGGGTGATGGTCTCCCACCAGGGCCTGGTCGCGCGCCTGCACGCCTTGATCGACGCCTATGGGCTGGGGCCGCAGGACCGCCTGTTGCAATTTGCCACGCTGGCCTTCGACGCCTCGGTCGAGGAAATCTTCGGCGCCCTGTGCAGCGGCGCCACCCTGGTGCTGCGCGAGGACACGTGGCTCGACACCGAGCGGTTCTGGCCGAAGTGCGCGCAGGCCGGCATCACCGTCGTCGATCTGCCCACCCGCTTCTGGGCGCAGTTGTGCGCGCAGTCGCTGCAGATCCCGGACTGCGTGCGTCAGGTCATCATCGGCGGCGAAGCGCTGACCCCGGCCATGCGCCAGACCTGGGTCCAGGGCACGCGCACCGCGCTGCTGGATACCTACGGCCCGACCGAAGCCATCGTGGTGGCAACCACCCAATCCGTGGCCGCCGATACGCCGGCCGGCATCGGCCGTCCGCTCGCCTGCACCCGGGCGCATGTGCTGGATCGCGATGTTCAGCCGCTGCCGATCGGCGCGCGCGGCGAACTGCATCTGGCCGGCGCGGCGCTGGCACGCGGCTATCTGGGCCGTCCCGACCTGACCGCCGAACGCTTCGTCCCCGACCCGTTCGCCGAGCAACCCGGCCAGCGCATGTACAAGACCGGCGATCTGGCCTGCTGGCGTGCCGACGGTACCTTGGACTTCCTCGGCCGCAACGACCGCCAACTCAAACTGCGCGGCTTCCGCATCGAGCTGGGCGAGATCGAATCCGCGCTGCGTGGCTGCGACGGCATCGACGATGCGCTGGTGCTGGCACGCGAGGACGAACTGGGCGAACCGCGTCTGCTGGCCTACATCGTGGCCGCACGGATGGACGCCGAGGCAGTGCGCGAACAACTGCATGCGCGTCTGCCTGACTACATGCTGCCGGCTGCCTACGTGCGCATGGATGCCCTGCCGCTGACACCCAGCGGCAAGCTGGACCGCCATGCATTGCCGGCACCACAAGGCGATGCCTTCGGGCAGCGGCCGTATGTGGCCCCCGATGGTCCGCTCGAGCAAACGCTGGCCGCGCTGTGGTGCGAGTTGCTCGGCATCGATCGGGTCGGCCGCCACGACAGTTTCCTGGATCTGGGGGGGCACTCGTTGCTGGCCGTGCGCTTGGCCGCGGCGATTCGCCGAACGCTGCACTGCGATATCCCGATCCGGCGCCTGTTCGCGCAGCCGACGCTCCAACAGATGGCCTGTCTGGTGCTAAGCGGGCGCCTTGCGCAATTGCAAGCTGCCGATGCCGCGAACTTTCTCTCCAAAGCCAAAGTGGAACGCTAA